tcaaacacagtcatgaacaattttatatcttcaattcacctcacttgcatgtctttagactgtgggaagaaaatgtagctcccagaggaaacccatgtagacatggggagaacatgcaaactccacacgaaAAGGACCAGGGCCGCTCCCCctcgggatcgaacccagaaccttttgctgtgaggtgacagtgctatacactgagccaccgtaccgcccactctatttttaaaagttattgcacATGGTTAAGGTTCACTTGTGCAGATATAAAACCATAGAATTATTCTGATGGTGATTGTCTGTGCTTGTGGTGGTGCTGATTGTAAAGTCTGACAGCAGTTGGAAGAAAGGAGCTGTGATATCTCTCATTCAAGCAATGCAGGTGGAGAAGCCTGTCGCTGCCACAGTCTCATACAGTGAGTGAGAGGTGTTCTCCATTATGGATGACAGCTTGGAACCTTCTGTTCTTTACTGCCTTCACTGTGTCCAGGGTGCAGCTCAGGACAGAACTCGCCTTCCTGATTAGTTTATCATGGTTATTATGGTTATCATGGTTAGGTGTTCATATACTTTTTGGCATACAGTGTTGTACAGTGTTGTTTACCCCACATAATTAGATTTTGttttagttcatgttttgttCCTTTGTGTATGTCTTGGCCCTTACAATCATAATCGACAATCATTAACCTCTTCCTTGTGTTTCCTCATTACCTGCGGTATATTCATCATCCTTCATTTGCTTGATGGATAGTCTGATTTCCTGCTGGATTATCTTAATTACAAAGAACATGCAGTCACGTGAATGTCTAGTGTAAGCTAATTTATCTAGTTAATTAGGTCTATTGTGGCATCTTTCTAATCTAAATTAGAATAAAATTACACAGTGCATTCAAAACAGTGTCTGTGACCTGACTTCCATGTGACTACTAagagtacatttaaaaaaaataatgatccACCTTCAGTCACAAATAAGAGTCAGTAACAAGTCATAAACTTACCAGCAGAAACAAGGTACTATTGGTAATTTGGTCTGAACGAGTTTAACAGTAACTTACTTAGTGGTGTTTGTAGCAATAACTGCATATGTTTTGTAATATATGCCTTGCAATTGTATTCTGAGCCTCAAAGTTTTGTgacacattttgttttgttagGTCCCTTTTTACTTGAAGTCCCACTTTGCACTGCATATGTCTGTATCACTGAAATGATTGACAATCAATTTTTTAAAGAAGTGATTTAAttgttacatttaaatatgtattgaTTATATTGTTAGGTTTAtagtttagttgtgtttaatcAAATCCTAATAAGAAAGGTCATACGTTGTTTGGTACCTAATCTAAAAGTAAGTTTCAAAAAAAGGTTTTATAAGCAATGTACTCAGAGATagtatatatttttgctttctgatAGCTTTGAATACACATACATTTAGTGTTCTTAGTAATTCAGTTTGCTTGTAAACCCAAGAAATAGTTTGCATGAAGTCTTGCAAAACAAGTGTTTATATGTCATCTCCTTAtttaaatgcattacattacaataaAGGATTATAAATCTAATATCCAGTGATGTTCTTTTGCATTACCTGACCCTTGCACAGCAGAAGTAATTCTGAATTTAAAGTGCTTAATTTACTCTGAACAGGTCACGCTTCCTGTGCGAATCTTCAAGCTGATGGGAGTGGAGACAATTATAGTAACAAATGCATCAGGAGGGCTTTGTCAAGATTTTAAAGTGGGAGACATCATGATCATCAAGGACCATATTAACCTGCCTGGGTTTGCTGGACAGCATCCACTTTGTGGACCTAATGATGAACGGTAAGTGCAAGCGGAAAGATTTCAGTTTAGCAAACAGAAACAAATGTGTCTAGTTAGCGTCCTTTGAAGTGCACTACATTTACCTACTTTTATTAAGAGAGCCAGTTTACTGGTGATGAGGGCAAACCTCTTCTACCACGTGGCTGAgagggcatgtgtgtgtgtgtgtgtgggggggggtgttaAATTGGAGTGCTGGATGAGTTGGCTTTGTGATAGAAGACAAGATCCCTAAAGGCAAAGCATAGGAGATATGTAGAGGCGATATGGGGAAGTAAACATTTgtagaaaataattaaaataagaagaaaataaattGGGAAATTAGATTGTTTGAATTAATAGGGAATAAACAATAAAGGGaacaacattttacatttaggtCACACATTTATCCTAAGTGAACTATTAAgtgtgactgaacacaattcaagcaactgaggattaagggccttgctcgggcACAATAGTGGCAACGATGGGTGGTTCTAAATaatagtccactaccttaaccaccaagctatcactgccctgaaACAAGCATTTAATCACTTTGGTTTTTGTTATTTAGTATACATCATTTAGTGCATCATACAGAGCATCCAACCACCTCAaaatatacaaaccccattttaagtaaagtttctttttttaatatgtcAAAAACAAGAATCAGTGAGTACAAAaaataacttttaatgttttggctggtcaacttatttgtattttgtaaaatgtaaactttaTTAAGTATAAACATCAAATTTGAATCCAATGCATTAAACAAGGTAAGGGTTACACCCTTTTATTCCACAATAAACGGGTGAATTGATAACAGGTGGGATTACGATGATTGGGTATAAATGGTGGATACAATAAAGGGCGTAGtgtttgcaagcaaagatggcaTATGTGCCAAACtctgagagaattgtcaatcagtataaaaaaaaaaccagtttaatttttttaaaccttAGGTCTTTTCTGTACATAATATTTTGAAAGGTTTTAgggaatccagagaaatcttGCCCTGCACAGTGACTGAAAGCCATGACGtatatcattaaaaataaattaatcagccattacatttattttgtatgTTGTTATTCTTGATTGTTTTTAGATTTGGGATCAGGTTTCCATGCATGTCTGATGCCTACAGTAAGGAGTTGAGAAAGCTAGCTCTTGACATTAGCACTGAGCTGGGCTACACCGACTTTGTAAAAGAGGGAGTATACTGCATGGTCAGTGGACCGAACTTTGAGACTGTCGCTGAAGCACGCATGCTTCATATTCTGGGCAGTGATTCAGTAGGTAAGTAAAACTAAGTCACTTATGCTTAGTTTGAACCCGAGGTTTAAGTCCAAGTTGAGTCTAAGTAACCTCACACTCACATCCAAGTGAAGACCAAAGTTCCTTAGCCACCACTTAAATATAGTCTAAGTCAGGGCTTGAACAGAGTTATTGTGCTAGAGTAAGGTGAATGGGGCATAGAaggatttttttataattaatacttGTACAGGAAAGAAGGAGGCAGCCATTATTTTCACAAGGTCTGGTATTAATGGGGTTTTAGATGTTTAGCTACAAGTGACATATCATAGGCTTTTTGCTTGCTTTTGGAGCAACTGTATTGTGTATGTAGATGAGCACTGTGCTAACAGTGTGCTATTTGTTCTAGCAATAAGATACTAGTTCTAATAAAGCCTGCACCGTTAACTGAGTCAGTTTAACTCAAATTAAAGTACCTGGTCTTAATCGCTTCTGCACTGTTGCCATTAAATATAAGCAGCTAGTAATCTAGCATATTTCACTAATGTACACTAGGGGCCATGCTATGCATTTTGATATTAGCGCATGCTCACAAGGGCTGAGTCCTATAAAGATCCAGCCAGTCTGAACTAATAAAACTACTGTGGTTCAACTGTACTATAAACATGGATATGAAACAAAACAAGTTATTTtccatgttttattttacagtaaacATAATACAGTACAGAAGCAGACATTACACAGTAGCAAGATGCAGATAAAACCAGTTATCATGTTATTGCTAATGTTAAGAATGCAGTTGCAgttacatataaatacacaccTGAATTCACTATCACAGCTTTACTAACAGGACTGTGCATTATAGTTAGTAATTTGTGTACTGTATAATGCTTTgtatgaaaatgcatttaaatgtgttgtttgACTTGTATGGTAATGTGAAATTATTTAAAGGAACAGTAAATTATATTGACTTTATATTATAGAGTTTAAGTTTATAAGACGGCATTGAGGCCTGCTGTGTTGGAGACAGGAGAGGGAGCTGAAGATGtcagagatgaagatgctgcAGTTCTCTTTGGGAGTGACAAGAATGGTCAAGATTAGAAATTAGTTTACTACAGGCACAGTGCAGTTAGTATGTCTTGGAGACAAAGTTAGTAAGGTGGTGTAGAGATAGTTTGGGCATGTGATCTGTCAGGAGAAAGGCGCTGAAGAGAAGAGGAAGGCCAATAAagaggtttatggatgtggtAAGGGAGGACACATAGGTGGTTGGTGAGACAGAGAAGGATGTTCAGGATAGGGTAAGATGAGGACGAACAATCCACTATGGTCAGCCCTATACACCCCCACCACCCCCAATCTAAATTGTTCcactaaatgcaaaaaaaatacaattctgATGTGTGTATCAGATCTGATGTGTATCTGATGTgacttgtgtatatatatatacacacacacacacacacacacacacacacacacacacatatatatatatatatatatatatatatatatatatatatatatatatatatatatatatatattaacttCTTATAATTATAACTTCTTATAAATAGTAAACCTGGATTAAAAATGAAATTCTTTTATCTTTATCTTTCTTTATCTTTGTATTTCAGTCCTTATCTACCCTATATCAGATTAACCTTTATGAGGAGCTCATGAAGTTCAACGAGGACATCCAAGTCACTGCACTTTGTAGATTTCAGTGAatcattatttgtaatgtttatataatttaaagtaaaaaaaaaactccattaCAAACACAGTTTAACAAACAATGGAATATTAAAATCTTTATAACCATTTGAATTTACTGACCAAACCTTAAGATGTTTAGCCATTGTACTAATATTTCACTCCACTGAATCCACTGAAGCTAGGACAAACTTACTAAGTTTTAGAATGAGCACTGTAAGCTATGCATGTGAGGTTTGCCTTTGTTCACTAGTTTGTTGTTACTAGCTAAATGGCTCAAGATAAGGTGGTTTGAGAAAACCTGTGTGCTACCAAAAGTAGGATTTAAAATGATAACTCAAAATGAAGATTAAATGGAAAGGATAGTTGGTGAAGTGCATGTAAACATTGGAAGGTCACGGATTAAGCATAATTTAAACATAACATAATTCCAGAAGTCTACCAACTAAATGAACAACAAATATTTGTGCTACCTTTTTTCAGTGTTTCATACAGTTACTAGTATTATCTCTGTACTGAAAGCTGGCCACCTCTGCTGGTCAGTTCTGCTcttaaagaaatgtaaaacagTAGTGCTTACCAATACTAAGGATGCCTGACAGGTTCTTGTTGTCTAGACTTAAGTCATTGCAATTTAATTCTACTGTCTTCATCTAACATCTTCCTGTTGCTTTTGCAGGTATGAGCACAATCCCAGAGGTGACAGTGGCCAAGCACTGTGGCCTACGAGTGCTGGGCATTTCTCTCATCACCAACAAGGTGTCCTTGGACTACAGTAGTGAGGAGAAGGTCAATCATGAGGAGGTGCTCCAGATTAGTAAAATGAGAGCTGAGATGCTCCAGAATATGCTCAATGCATTTATCGCTCGCTCCCACCAAGTGGACACAATTAACAGCAGATAAGTATGCTTCATCAGCCCGGGACAGAACTCAGGCAGACTACATTTAAAAGGACAAATACCACAGGCTATTAAATCTGATAGACCATGTCTAGTGTAGAGTCTACTGTTACAGTTCTGTACACAGGCAGCTTGTTTTGACCATTGCTGTATATGGTGACATGTTCATTATAAAAACAGttcttgtaaataaaaaagcttgAAAATATACTCAAAGAGTTttaatttgtatatatttaataatatatttaataactaAATCCTACACATTTGCATAATATGAGCTCTTATGTTCTGTTTGGGGTCTCTGAGACCTCAGAGCCCCTTCAACAGCTCACAAAATACCCTTAGCCTTTTCAATTAGCTTGATGCCTCATGAATTTTTCTAATAATTcctaataatttatattaatattgtattcCAAACATCACTTaatttatacactttggttctGGGGTTTTAGAGTCTCCAGCtagaatacatttttaacatattttCATCTGTTTTTAGTTTATGTCTGGTGTCAGGGTACAGCTGACTCTCTTGGTAATTTTGAAgtcaatgtaattttatttcacCCACAAAACACTGGGGTCTCTAGGGCCCCAAAGAACAGGGCAGTTAAGTCAATATTAACAAAACACTATGGTTAAGTGGCATTTATATGGGTTTGGCAAAATGATAGGAACCCAGAATCATATTAACAATTGATTATATACAGATGGCCACTCTTCTTTACAATCAGTACTTAAGAAATACCAGTTAAAGTTTAATGATGTTTAAATCTGGTGACTGGGTTATATTTTGCAGTATTTACAGGTGCATTATTACCCTTAAATATAGCAACATCTTCAAAAAAAGAGTTGACAGCATAGGGTGTCATGAAATCTTTAGTTGTGTTACTACAGTGCATGCCCTGCATAATACAGTGGAACAATTTTCTGCTGTTCAGCTTTTATATTTTGCTGTCAGCGCCTCTAAATGTACAAGTAAAACAGCATTAGCTAAAAAGTGTGAACTTGTTTTTGCAGAACAAGGACACTGGACACACATGGCAACTCCAATTTGTGCACTGAGCTGCATTGGAAACAAAGGCATGCCACAGTGTAAGCACTGTGAACAGTGTTCTGGGACAAGGCATGTGGCACACTAAGGGTCATAATCTCAGAATTAAGTGTGCTTCTAGAATTTAATTAtaaaccccattttcagaaaaaTTGGGACGtgttataaaacaataaaaagaagaaacagtGATTTGCTAATtctctttaatttttatttaactgtacAAAGTAGAAATATTGTGGAATgttgtaacttaaatattctatttttttttcttattttgactctgtcccaactcttttatcgtaaaaaaaaagcgcttgtgtttactaacgtaaattcgtgctgtgttggaaactaggaaacttctgctaccggcatccgaacgaagccggttttgtttgtttttgtacttcagcgcataaacatcataattatccagaattaaaaccgttttcggtccgcacgaagcgcgtttgtgtttggttgtgttctgtatttcagctcttaaaacacctttgttttgtggggagttataaccgtttctgttcgtaggaagcgcgtttatttgtttagtacaccagcgcataacaccgttctcctttagaattacattcgcttttgtccgaacgaagcgtgtttgtgttgtttggttggtggtttttgtattccagctcatcatcgcctgtttcatccggaattaaagccgttcttctgtgactaccagcagaagcgccggtgaatccaacattaacatcatctccaactcatcttgtaaagctaagtacatttctttgctactatggccccagcaggagcattatatccatgttccgagtgtaatatgttcagttattccttctccgtgtttagtgataactttacatgtgataagtgtagattagttgttagtctgacggagaagatctcagtgttagaagggcgcattcgggctttagaacagactactactagtgagtgcttagattcagctgtagcagtcccgaatggcagcagttcaggtgtagaaccccagactccggcattagagccctcacagcggggcgactgggtgacgtctcggcgacatagtcgtagggaaaagcaccgaccatctcagttgcacgtgtccaacaggttttccccactcagtgagccacccgctgagaagcctgttaatgtaagtgctctggttataggagattctcagctccgacacgtgcgtattgcaacccccatagagacaccagcaaccatagtcacttgtattccgggggccagggcgcctgacatcagagcaaatctaaaagtgctggctaatgctaatcgtagattttcgaagattgttatccacgtcggcactaatgatgttcgtttacggcagtctgaggttactaagagtaatgttaaagaggtgtgtgagttagctaggtcgatgtctgaggcagtagtgtgctctggccccttaccgattcgacccagtggcgaaacctacagcaggttgttgtcgctgaaccgctggatgtctaaatggtgctcagaaaactgcattgattttgtagataactggtccacctttgagggaaggcctggtcttttgaagcgggatggtgtccaccccacgtgggagggtgctgctcgcatttcttgcagcataggtgacaggctttaccaccgcgttagtgtagcggcagatagtgttaaatgactatccagagccaagaccaggcagcagactaacaggcctaaccgactgtctgcgagtcgccatcggacgtcacctggaatccttaggtcacaaaccattgagactgtgtctgtttaccgtggcaggtgtaagccaaaacaaaatcaaaaagtatgtcataataacttaattaaaattaatctaaatgagcatcatgaaaaccctagtaaagttaaactaaagttaggacttctaaacatcaggtcacttgcatgcaaaacagtaattgtaaatgaaataattacagataattgtcttagtgccctgtgtttaaccgagacctgggctagacctgatgagtatctaggtttaaatgaagcatctcctccgggttacagttatgaacataagccacgtcttagcggtcgtggtggaggaatagccgcaatttatgataaagacataggtcttactgtaaaatcatctcccataacaaactcgtttgaagttcttatctctgacataaccaataaatgttcatctgataaaaatagtatgtttaaactggttactgtttatcgaccccctggtccttactcagaatttcttaacgaatttgccgattttctttctaaattagttttatcaactaagaaagctttaattgttggtgactttaatattcattatgaggataagtgtaatccactcaaaattgcgtttgactctattttagaatccttaggcatcacccaaaatgtaacaggacccactcaccgctgtaaacataccttagatttaatacttacttatggtataaacatagacaacctggaaattataccacagaatgacttaatctctgatcactctctactaatttatgaagtgtccctgtccaataatatacagcaaccaaatcgttttaaatataagcgcactattacatctgcaactgcagcagcgttcataaactgcctaccagaattaccaaatatatcagcatcagaacctaaagaactagatcaggcaactcaaaacctagagaccgtactgcgcacaaccttagataacgtagccccactcaaaactaaactgattagggagaaaaaacttgctccttggtacaatgaccacacatgcgcacttaaacaagcagcacgaaaattagaacgcaagtggcgtcacactacactggaggtgtataagattgcttggaaagatgctctaactgagtataaacatgcacttataaaagctaaatctttatattattcatccctaatagagaaaaataaaaacaatcccagattcctttttgagacagtgtccaaattaactaaaaacgttaatgaaactgaatctaatataccgcctgactgtaccagccatgattttttaaaattctttaatgacaagatagaaaaaatacgacttcagagtcagagtgtgtcacttgccaatgttaagtatggactcactccgagcagcattggtgataacagtggtgataatagtaacgagttaatccaactaaattcctttaatccaatctcccaaaatgaactaactgtgttgattaaatcatcgaagtcatcatcgtgtatactcgatcctgttccaactcgtttacttaaagatttactcccagctattgtagagcccctgcttacattaatcaatgcatcccttagccttggatatgtacctaaattgtttaaaagtgctgttattaaacccctgattaaaaaacctaatcttgatccacatgtactagctaattataggccaatttcaaaccttccttttgtctcaaagatattagaaaaagtcgtttccaaacagctatgttcttatttgaatgaaaattgtattcatgaaaaatttcaatcaggatttagacccaaccatagtaccgaaaccgcattaattagagtagttaacgagttgttaatgtcttctgataatggatgtgtctcttttcttgttctattagatcttagtgcagcgtttgatacggtcgatcataacattttactggagaggctagaaaatacagtaggtgttaaaggactcgcactctcttggtttaaatcatatctgactgaccgctctcaattcgtttatgtaaataataaatgctcggaaactacaaaagtaaagtatggtgttccacaggggtcggtactgggaccgctattatttacactctatatgcttccactaggtgaaattattcataaacatggcataaactttcactgctatgcagatgacacacagctgtatatatcagccaaaccaaatgatactgacacaatcagtaagatagaagattgtgtaaacgacataaaaaactggatgtcgtgtaattttcttttacttaattcagataaaacagaggttttacttgttggctctaaagctgcaagagacaaattgtctaacctggtgctaaacttaaacacgttctctgttactcccagcccagatgtaaaaaacttaggtgtcacaatagattcagatctctcatttgatacacacgttaataatactactagagttgctttctatcatttgcgtaacatttctaaaataagaaatatactatctgttaatgacgccgaaaaactgatccatgcgtttataacttctcggttagattattgtaatgctcttctaactggatgctctggtagatccttaaacaaactccagttagttcaaaatgcagcagctcgagtgctaactagaactaaaaaatttgaccatattactcctgttctatcatctctacactggctgccagttaaatttcgcattgattacaaaatacttttactaacttataaagcgctacatggtctggctccacagtatctgagtgaacttattaatcactacagccca
This DNA window, taken from Trichomycterus rosablanca isolate fTriRos1 chromosome 3, fTriRos1.hap1, whole genome shotgun sequence, encodes the following:
- the pnp4b gene encoding purine nucleoside phosphorylase 4b — translated: MHNKVNSCCCSFEECKLATEWLLSRTRHRPKIAVVCGSGLGLLAESASNKQVFRYEDIPNFPVSTVPGHDGHLVFGNMKENSCVFMQGRFHLYEGYSLCKVTLPVRIFKLMGVETIIVTNASGGLCQDFKVGDIMIIKDHINLPGFAGQHPLCGPNDERFGIRFPCMSDAYSKELRKLALDISTELGYTDFVKEGVYCMVSGPNFETVAEARMLHILGSDSVGMSTIPEVTVAKHCGLRVLGISLITNKVSLDYSSEEKVNHEEVLQISKMRAEMLQNMLNAFIARSHQVDTINSR